Within Myotis daubentonii chromosome 13, mMyoDau2.1, whole genome shotgun sequence, the genomic segment ctgggctggcctCTGGGCTGCAGGGCAGGTAGGTGGGTAGGTAAGCAGGGCAGCCCTGCAAGGTGAGGGCTGAGGAGCCAGAGCAGGGAGGGCTGAGGCCCACTGGAGCTAAGCAGGAGCCCATCTGCAGGCTGAGCATAGAGTTTGGTGGTGGGTTCTTATGTGAGGGTGTCAGCAGGGCACAGGAGCCACCTGCATTGGTcagctattgctgcataacaaatggTCCCTAAATTTAGGGGCTTAGCCCTAAGTCGGTTATTCTTTGACAGTCTAAGTGGGTCAGGAATCCAGACAGGCCACAGTGGCTCTCAGCTGGTGGGCGGTGATGGGAGAGCCCCATCCAGGTGCTCCCATTACACAGCCCTTGGGGTCCTCTCCAGGGCAGGCCCAGGGAGTAAGTCCACCACGGGGTCCTCCTACCCCAGGACACCGGGGATGGGAGGGGGTAGGGAGCCCCGACCAGAAACACACGCGGGTGTCCGGGTCTTGAACTGGCCAGGGATGCAAGGCCCTGCAGGGTGCCTTCCTGGCTGGGTCCCACACCACACACCCAGGCGCAGCCCCACCCTCTTCCAGCTCcagcggccccgcccctccctgcaggccccgcccctccctgcaggccccgcCCACGGCCACACCCCTTCCTCCTGCGAGCATGGTGGTGCTGAAGGGCATCCCGGCGCTTCTGTCCCCAGAGCTGCTTTACGCCCTGGCGCGGATGGGGCACGGGGACACCATCGGTGAGTGAGTCGGCTGGGGGGCTCGGCTGGGGGGCCGAGCCTCAGGATCTGGAGCCCCACCGTCGCGGCAGAGGTCAGGGGAGGCgccggggctggggtggggactcCCTCCGGGGTCCTGGCCCAGACTGTCCCCATGCCCGGAAGAGCCGGTCCGGAGGTGGAGGCACTGCTTTGGCGGCCCTGTCCCTCCTCGGAGCAGGACTCCACCCGCTCCCGAGGCTCCGGCTGGCCCAGGCCGCAGCCCAGGCTTTGGTTGGCCCCAGGCGGTCACGAGGACAAGTGCCCTTGGCCCGGGCAGGGTTAAGTCGGGGCCGGGCTGGGTgtaaggggtggggaggggcctcaggcccTGTGTGCTGCTCATGCTCCCGACCCCTCCCCACATGGCCCCGGAGGGGTCACGTCCCCGGTGTCtgtggctgtttttcttttcctgggcTGTGGGCGGGACTCAGGGTGCAGGCTGCAGGTCCAAGCTCCGCCCTCATCCTGCTAACACCTGTACAGTTGCTCCTTTACTTGGtaattccctctcctccctggccctTGGATTTCCCTGTTGGGAAAGGGTGGGAGGCTAGCGGAGATGGTGTAACATAACACCCATGTGGACCCCAGGATGTCTAACCCAGCTGGCCATTCAGTTCTTGCAGACATGaacttccccacctcctccatctGCAAGTGTGGCCCAGAGGAGATCCGCGCCGATGGTGAGCAGGCCACCTCCTGCAAGGCGGGGCCGGAAAGGTGGGGGGGTCCTGGTCCCAGCTCCCCAGGTTCTACAgctctgcccccacctccacccattccCCAAGCACCCACGGCGACCCGTGTGCCAGGACCCTCAAggtgctccctgcagcccccagcccccagaggTGACCTGGGCCTCCTGCTCCATTTCTGACACCCCTTGGTGACTTCTTGAAAATGGGGAAATGGAGGCTAGGCATTGTGTTGGCTGACTGAGCAGtggggccccctcctcccccaggtcaGTCAGGTTTTCAGCCTTTACCCTGATGCAAAAATCCCAGTACTGGTGACCTGACCTCACAGGCCCCAGGTGTCCACATACTCAGTGAGCCTCTGACCCTCACGGTGGAcgggaggtgaggctgggagggaccTTGAGCCAGATTCCAGAGAGGATGGTAGGAGCAGAACCAGCAGTCCTGAGTAGGGCGGCCTTGGGGTGAGGGCCCCATCCTGACCCGTTGCCTTGGCTACCACGCCCCACTCAGGGAGCTGAACCAGCTGGCCTTGGCTAGATCCTGGGCCAGGTGACCAGGTGCTCTCCTTCCCGAGGAGGGTGGGACCAGGTGGGCCATGGGAAAAGCTGGAACATAAGGGGCGTTTAAGTAAATCACAGTGCAGCCACCaaaagtgacacacacacaccgtgcgCATCAGTGGAGAACAAGCAATTAGGATTCAGAGTGGAAAACAGGCAGGAAAGTCTAATCGTGCAGAAGAAGATGAACTTCGATGGCAGCAGGTTTCCTTTATGTGGTAAGATTACAGCTGGTTCCTTTTCATAGGCTTCTGTATTTCCCAATTTTGTACAATGCGAATGTGTTACTTTAACAATCAGAAACTCACTTTATGAGAGAGCGCGGGCCTGGGAGCCAAGTGGGACAGGTTTGGGGGCACCTTGGGCAAAAGAGGCCTCTTCCCAGATCCCACTGTCCTTGTCACAGGCTAAAGATGGCAActcccagcctctggggtcaAGGAGATGGCAGGGCACTCCTCCTGGTGGATAGGTTTTGAGGGTACCCCCAACAACCTGAATGGTGCAGGGTGAAGGGATGGTCAGGGCTGGCCCAGTGCCAGGACAGTGACAGGTGCAGCGGCCAGGTTGAGGAGGCACCAGTGTGACCTCCATGAGTGTCACCAGGGGGGCAGCAGTTGGCCTGTGGCCCCTCTATCCTGGGCCCAAGTCGGTCCCTGATGGTTGAGTGAGGCTGTGTGGCCAGGCCCAGTCACCAGGTGGCGCTGTGGGCACCTGGGTTCGGAGGGCTGGAGTCTGAGGCCAGCACTCTGCCCTCAGGCCTGGGCATCCCGCAGCTCCTGGAGGCCGTGCTGAAGCTGCTGCCACTGGACACCTATGTGGAGAGTCCGGTGAGGGCCCCTTTTCCAGACCTCAGAGGGCACACCTGcctttggggggttggggggaggatgTGTCCTCAAAGGGTTCTAACCCTGATCAGAAGAGCCCTAACCATCACCCAACAAGGGGGGCCTGGAGGCACCCGGGGACAGACTGGCCCCTCTGTCCCAGGCTGCTGTCATGGAGCTGGTGTCCAGTGACAAGGAGAGGGGCCTCCAGACCCCGGTGTGGAAGAGCTACCAGTCCATCCTCTTGGAGGCTGGCTGCTCGGTGAGCCTGCTGCCCCCACCGAGAACGGGGTTGGGACCCTCTACGCTTCCTtggaggcctgggaggaaggaaggacaggcCCCAAACTCTGCCCCATGGTTGTGTAGCGCCTGTTCACCCACAGTGGGAGCGTGACCGTGGGACCACCCTCCGGCCCCCAGCTTCCTATGTTTTCCCAGGATCCTGACCTGTCTTCCTAGGGCCCTtacccaccccagcctctccaagTAGGGTACCCCAGGCCCCCATCTTGTGGTCAGAGGCCTTGTCTGATTTTGTGTGACACCCCCGATGCCATGCCACCCTGCAAGGGGTCGAGCCTGTCCTCCCGGGACCACCCACACAGGCAGGTCTTGGGTAGGACCTACCTGAAGAGAGAACATCTGGGTCTCCTGTCCTGGACAGTGGCTCCCCTACCCCAACCCTGGGGCAGATCAGAGGGGCTCAGGGGTCCCAGGCAGGCGGCCACCAAGCACAGCAGGCATCTCACCCACCacagcctgcctccctccccccccaccccacccccaccccccagtgcctGGTCCTTGCAGGTAGGAGGCTGAGCATCCTTGGGACCCTGGCCTGGAGAACCagagaaatgaagctcagagagaccATGCCTCCTGATGCCCCTGCTGGGCCCATGGGTTTCTGGGCAGGGTCCCTCAACCACATTGGTTTGCCTTCCAGAGCCCCCTTGAGAAGATAGAGAGGTTTGAGTTTTATCAGCAAGCCAAGAAGGCTTTTGCTGTTGTAGCAACTGGGTGAGTTTTGGCTGGATCCACTGGGTCCTGATGGGTTGCCTGGGTCCAACTGGGTCTGGGCTTAGTGTGAGGCCCTCCCTCTCCCTACTCCAGAGCTCCCCCACCCTCGGTTCAGCCCCTGCCCCCCTGAGACAGATGGTCCCCAGGGAATGGGGTCACTGAGCTGTCCAGCGGTGGTGCACAGCAGGGATCTGGGCACCCTGGCTCGGCTCTGGGCTCAGCTCAGCTCCTTGTGCAGGGAGACGGCCCTCTACGGAAACCTCATCCTCAAGAAGGGGGTGCTGGCCCCCGAAGCCCTGATCTAGACGGGTGAGGAATCAGGACCCCTGAGCCCGACAACACTACCAgcagtccctgccctcctggcagCACGCAGACCTCACCCAGCCAGGGCGTGTGACCGGCAGGTCCTTGGGGGGCTGCTGACTGGCTGGGATTCTCTCTATCTGAAAAATgatggagcccagctggtgtggctcagtgattgaaccaagaggtcactggttctattcccagtcggggcacatgcctgggtttcgggctcaatccccaatgggtgcatgcagaaggtggctgattggtttctctctcatcaacgtttcgatctctctacctctcccttcctctctttttaaaatcaataaaaaaaaattttttttaaagaaatatggtGGAAAAGTGTCAATGTTTAGTCCAAAGTTTTAAGCAACAGTACCATTCTCACTCACAAAGGCAGAGCACAGAgaggctgctggctcccaagGGCAGCCCCCAGGTGCCTGAGATGGAGCCTCAAATGGGAAGTAGGCCTCCACCTCCCAGTAGGTCTGGGCCTCTTGACTCGGTGAGTTCCTGGGTGTGAGACCAGAGGTCACACAGGTAGACACCCTCCTGCAACTTAAGGACCTGgggacctgggtggggggctgtggtGACTCCACACACTGCAGGACGCCTGGAGGTAGGTGCAGCCGCTACTCAGGTGGCCctgagtggagtggagtggaggctTATGCATCAGTTCCTCCAGCTGCAGACACTGGGGGGCCCTTAGAGAGGGGACCAAGACCGTTTCTTCAGCCCCAAAGGCAggagggcaggtggcagggctggTCTGGAGGTGGTGCTGGTGGTATGGGGGTAGGATGGCCCTGGGTGGAGGGCTTGAGCTGCCTGGGGTGCCAGCTGGGCCCCATGCCTGTGTTCCCTCcgcccagtggttgagtgcctACTGACTAAAGAAGCCTGAGCTGTCCTAGGAAATCAGGGTGGAGTGGGGCAAAGGATGGGAGGGTAGGGGCTGCCCGGGCAGAGGGCTGGCCTGAAGGGGAGTCTGAGGCTCTGATGGCACCTGGCGAGATGCCAGACTGGGTCTCAGGTTGGAAGAAATTCCTGCCAGCCATTGGCCCAGACTCCAGTGTCCCTGAGGTTGCTCTTCCTCCAGACCTTCCTACAGCCATGTGACTGTGGGAGCTGGATGACTGGGGACTCCTGGGTCTCTGTCCCTCAGGGCTTGGCAGAGGCTCCCATGTGGGGGCTGGTGTCCTGACCTCTCAGAGAGCCTGAGGGGCTGGCAAGCCATTGAGTGAAGATCTGGGGTTCAGCCTGGGGAAGGGACTCTGTCTTGGGCCCATCACTGCAAGGGCTCAACCTCAGACCCCATGGCCACTGCCAGGCACACAAGGGCCTTTCtttaaacagttttattgaggtttGATTGACCAATGGTAAACTACACATTTCAAATgtacaatgaaatatatttggACATCACCCTGGCCATTGCAGCTCAGTgtggtcccatgcactgaaaggtgtTGGGTTCAATTCTTTGGTGACATGAATGCTTGCCCATTTTGTATTGGCACCGAGGCCTTTAATGAATCTGGTCACCAATAACAATGACCGACCAGCTATAGGTTGGAGGTTCTCATGACCCCCTGCTTGGGTTGGACCAAATTGCCAGAACAGTTCAGAGAACCCAGATATGTTTTACTCACTGGATCACTGGTTTACTATAAAAGGATACAACTcgggaacagccagatggaagagatgcataggcaAGGTCTGGGGAAACGTCCCCCCAAATCTCCATGTGTTtgccaacctggaagctctccgAACCCTGTCCTTTtggggtttttatggaggcttaaTTACATAGGCATGATTGGTGGAATCCTTAGCCCTGGTGATGGGTTCAacttccagcccctctcccctcctctgaggTCAGGGGGTGGGACTAGCAAACTCATAGAGatgactataattttttttaaaaaaagacagacagtAGCAAGTGCTGAGGAGAGTGTGTGGAGAAACTGAAGCCCCATACATGGCTGGTGGATGTAccatggtgcagccactttggggaaaaattttattttagcattttctttaaaagtgaaaTGTGAACTACCATCCTACCTCGCAACTCCACTCCTAGGTACCCACCCAAGAGGAATGAAGCTGTGTCCGCACAAGGACTCCAAGAGCATCCATGCAACCTGAACAGACAAAACCAGGAACGGTCCAGAGGcctgtgtggatggatggataaaaggAGGCCCATCTGAACATGGGACGGTATTCAACAGTGAAAGGGCTGGAGCGCTGATCCAGCTGCTGCCGTCGCTGTCCTCCAGCTGTGAGCGGGGCTGagcccttgggggaggggggccacgTCTCCCATGACACTCACCAAACACCTGCTGAGCGCCTTCTCTGCCAGCACCGAGCAGGTGCCGGGGCAAcagtgaccaggagtgactggcATGACCAAGGAAAGCGgacagccccagctccagacgcTGAAACAGGAGAAGGAGGCCCTCCTCCGAGTGGGTGGGGGCCAAGCCCAGCTGGACCTCAACCCAGTTGACCAAGGCAGGCGGGAGGGAGAGTCTGAGAGCCTGACGGAAGCCAGGACTGAGAGCCCCGACACGCCCAGGTGCAGGAGCAGTCAGGCCTCAGCTGGCCAGAGGCTGTGCCCTGCGTgaggtgtgtgtgcgcgcgcacgcgtcGGAGGGGGTGTGAGGCTGTGGTGCCCGGTGCAgcccgggtggggggcaggctccgggctcccctcccccagcctgcgtCTCCCCAGCAACAGCAGCCTCGGTCTGGGgctcggcccctcccccgccccaccccgacTGCGGCTGCGAAGCGTCTGGAACCGCATCCTCCTCCGGAGACCGCATTCTGCCGCAGCAGCGCGTTGGAGCCGCTTGTGAGCCATTTCCACATTTATCCCTATggagccctgggggtgggggtgagggcggcGGTAGGCGGgggtgtgcgggtgtgcaggTGCGTGTGCAGGAGGAGTGTATGGAGGGGAGCCCCGTGGCGGACGGGGTCCTCCTGTGGGGTCTGCGCTGACCCGGACGACTGGGGGGGCGGCAGGGCGAACTGCGGCCTGGACCGTCCAGAAGGGCCGCAGTGTCTAGCCTCGCACATCCCCCGTCCTCAGCGGAGCGGGGAAGCTCGGGTGGGTTAGGACGGCTGGACATCAGCCCCGCCATGGTGACCGCAGCCCCTCCCCGTGACCGGCTCCAGCCCCGCAAATCTGAGTCAGCGGTTGCGGCCATCctgaaattgggggggggggcagttccaGGACACCAGtctgtctgggggggggggtaagggggtaaGGGGTAGGGAAAGAGGAGTAAGGGGTTGACCAAGGAGCGTCGCGCCCCAGCACCGAGAAACGCATCGGGCTTCGGGAGGGGGTGGGCCGGCTGCGTGGggccaggagcagggaggggagtcTCGGGAACCACCTGCCGCGGCAGCTCTGGGTGCCGGCCACAGGTGACGGACTGGGACGTGGGAAGCCAAGGCCGGGTGCAGCCCTAGGTCTCCCCACCCCACTGTACCCCTTCCCGCTCCTGGGCCCTCAGGGCTGGGCTGCTAGCCCAAAGTCAACCTGCCCTTGAAGCAGGAGCCAACCCCACGCTCGGCCTGCAGGGCGAGGGGCAGGAGGGCGgctgggcggcggggggggggggggggtgggtaggcaggggggggggcgctgctgGGTTCCAGCCAAGATCGCAGGCCACTGCGCTACGCAGTTGCAGCCCGAGGCGCGCGGAGGCTGGTGCCCGTGCGCAGGGGCGCGCGCCTCCTGACGCAGCATCCCGGTGCGGGGTGCGAAAGCGAGTCGGTGACGTGACCTGTATCCGAGCTTCGTGGGCTCTCACCTAAGAGCCCGTGGCCACCcgcatccatccacccatcagcACAGACTTGCCGCTCATCCTATACCCCCTCCCCAAGCCTCGGAGAGGAGGCTGCAccgccccccatcctcccaggagCCAGCAGCGGGTGGGGAGCAGGCGACCCCCGGAGAAGACACAATTACCGCGCGTGTAGAAGGAGCGGAGCGGGCGGGAGGATAGAAACGACCCCCCCCCGTTCCGTGGACTTCTGTGTCCGTCATGTGAatgcgcacccccccccccagtaggtCCCATGACAGCGAAGGAACGGCGtggtgttgggggggagggggtacctACAcgcagccagcccctcccccagggcacgGGGCCTGGAACTAGACGCGAAAGCTCCAAAGGGCCCCAAATAGCTTCTCCTCCTGAAGACCAGGCATCAAAAGCTCGCCTCGTTGCTGTGGAAACCCGCGATGACGTAACGGGGACGTCAAGTTGCGTTGGACCTTACGTTTGGCTCAAAGGGGACCGACCCCAGAAGCGGAGCTTCTTatgggcgcgggggggggggtgggggcgggggggcctcgGCCTTCCAGCGGGCACGGTCGCCAACCTGACACAGACCGCGCTCAATTCTCAGGCGCAGGCCGGGGTTTTTGAGCCACGTGGGGCGTCCACTACGTGAAGGCCTCCAGTCTCCTTCCCGGGGTGGcgcacccctgccccccccacctcccctcaagCCCTGGGCACTCGCCGCCCCACCTCCCACCGCCCCCTCATCTGCATCTCCAGTGGTCTTCGGGCGGCGGTTCTATTTCTTCCTCGCACTGGGCCTCTTTCTATTTACTCTGATGGCTGCCCGACCACCTCTGCGTCACTGAGCGCCGACGACGTCGTCTGCAGGGGCCGGCCGCGTGAAGaatgcccgcccgcccgcccgcccgcctgggcCAGGTGCCCAGGTACCCCGCGCCCTCCAGGGCTAAGCCGCGgccgggccccgcccctcctcgggaagcgccccgcccccagcctggggGTGGGCGTTGGGGGCGCTGTGAGGATCGGTAAGGGCCCTGGGCTAGGCGCACACCCCCAAGAAAGGGCCTTAGAGTCCAT encodes:
- the FUOM gene encoding fucose mutarotase isoform X1, translated to MVVLKGIPALLSPELLYALARMGHGDTIVLADMNFPTSSICKCGPEEIRADGLGIPQLLEAVLKLLPLDTYVESPAAVMELVSSDKERGLQTPVWKSYQSILLEAGCSSPLEKIERFEFYQQAKKAFAVVATGETALYGNLILKKGVLAPEALI
- the FUOM gene encoding fucose mutarotase isoform X2, with the translated sequence MVVLKGIPALLSPELLYALARMGHGDTIGLGIPQLLEAVLKLLPLDTYVESPAAVMELVSSDKERGLQTPVWKSYQSILLEAGCSSPLEKIERFEFYQQAKKAFAVVATGETALYGNLILKKGVLAPEALI